From Argopecten irradians isolate NY chromosome 3, Ai_NY, whole genome shotgun sequence:
atttaatcaaataaagagataatacaatttaaaatgaatatgaatgTTTAATTGGACTTCACAGATaaatttattcaatatatatatatatatatatatatatatatatatacaatgagaTGTGCACAAGTTTTCAAACCTTTATAGAAACATCTCCCAATATGGTCTTACAACATACATAATATTTACAAGATGACATTTAAATGTTTCAGAAGAGAGGAAAAATAGAAGGAAAAGAAGAGAAGTAGGTCTATATTCTTATTACAGTTACAATTTTTGCTTCTATGGAATAATATCACTAATATTTACCTTTTCGTAAATCTCTAAATCGTTTTTCCTAATTTCCTCTGACATATCAGTCACAAGAGGGTAACCGAGAAGAACAACATCGGCCtgttttacaatttcatctgAAGAAAGAATGCTTGATCTAAATACACGGCAAACCAAATGTAAAGAATATAACGTGTCGTCGCATTACAGCAATGAAGATATTTCCTGCAAACAACAAGTCCGTACGATATGGACAAAATGATCAGAATTGTGATTATCTAAATGTTATGAAATCTCTAGAAAAAAAGATACATTGCAACTCTTTTGAAAGTCTTTTCTGAAGGGTTGTGATCTGCTACTATAACTAATTATCAAAGACAGCTGAGGTAAGCTACctatataattattacattgattacttcaagtttaaaaatgtattttacttGACGTAATAAATGAGTCATAAATGAGACACTGAGATCAACCTGACAAACGACATACCTTGTGTATATCCGTCATACTCTGGGTGCCACTGGCCAGTAGTGTTAAATGGTATATAGGTTTTCTTAGCCATATCCTCAAACCGTGGGTCCGGCCTCCTGTTTATTAAGGGTAGGGCGTACTTAGGTAGTAGTAGGCTAATCTTAGCCACACTGTTGGTATAGACGGAGTTGTTGACAGGATAGTGGTACTCGTCCGGGGGCATCACATCTACGTTAATGAAACATGATGTTTATTcgtaattcaaattatttattgataaGATGTGTCTCTCAAAATTTATCTGTTTATTtatcttgaaattatttaaaatcagTGTATATATCCAATCTTCATTTATTTAAGGAAACTTGATATGAAGCATTTTCAAAACTAGATAGAATTAAACACCTTACCTACCATTTATTTCATAGTGATCTTCTGCCGGGCTATACGTCATCCTAGACATCCAGAACGAGGCTATATCCGTGATGACGTCAGCTGCACCTTCGTCGTCGAGGAAATGTTTGTCTCTAGTCATCATGATGTACTGTTGGAATGCTAGTGCTATATCGCCTGTGATGTGCTGTTCGTAATCAGAATACTGTGCCAGGGGACACACCTCCAGACCTTTATTTAGATCAAACATAACACGTTCTACCTTAATGTGTAGCATCCGATAACGATTTAGATCCatttagtgtaaatatatatcgagaaagaaagaaagaaagaaagatagaaagaaagaataagaaagaaagaaagaacgaaagaaagaaaaagaaagaaagaaagaaagaaagaaagaaagaagctttttcaataataaaatgCAGGAACTGTAACACACGCCACCCATTAATATACAAAGCCTGTCATCCAATTTTTTGTCTCATATGATCAACTGATAATTTCGTACCATGAAATTATGTTTCATCtagtatatgtttttgttttgacgTTATATTTCGCTAAAGTTCTCACTTTACTATACaagtaaatgtatatgtattaaacaACATATTGTCTTCTTTATGAAACTAGAATCAAACGTTACCAGTATATGCGCTCtcccatggaaacattgctccATCAAAACCTTTCATGTTTGCGATGTGCTTAGCAGATGCGTGTTTCGTTATTCTGCTTTTGATTATTGTCTTTGCTTTGTCTCCGTGAAGTGCAAGAAGTGGCGGGAACATCCACGTCTCTTGGTCCCAGAAGACATGTCCTTGGTAATCCTTATAATACACATTGTCACATGCATATACATTAGCTTTTAATTCTTGAGCATTAGCAGAAACATTGGCATCAAAAATGAATTGCAGGGAAGAAAATCCAATGGGTCAAGAAGAAAATGCCGCGAATATAAGGAAATCGTATTGATATGCACATAATAACAGATTCAAAACAACATCACCAAATATGAAGGAAGATATGTTTcgatttaaatttcaaattacattGACATTGCACAATATTGCTGTTTAGATTTTAAAGCTTTTCTATTGAAGATACCTTATGTAAGGCACCGTGAGCTAGCCCTCCCGGTGATATTCCAGTGAAAGTTCCCTTACTCCCATCCCTGGGTACCTCACTCAGTAGATAATACAGGGCCGCATAATTAATTCTATTGATTTTCACATTAGAATCCACATCTATTCTCCCCTTTCGCCATATATATTCCCATTTCTCCTCATGGGAACTCCTCAGCGTCCCGTTAAAGAAATAGTTGATACCTACAATAAAGATTACACAATTATCCGATATAGTTTAATTTTGGCATAAAAATCATTTGGCTATATTTCAAATGATGTTTTGTACACATTGATCCGTGTCAAAGAGCTTTTCAAACAATTGTTAATATTGTATACAgcaaaatgacataataaaatGACATAACGAATCCCAAAACCAACTTGATATGTAGATAAAAACGTTAAGATCAAAAATAAGAAACGTAAATAATCACTTcgatattttaaaatttctggCATTTACAGTTCGCAGACCCCTTCGTTTGCTTATCCACACTTTTGGCATCCATTATCAATGCCTTCACATTTCTGTAAGGATTATGATAACGAGGAGTATCGAGAGTAATTTGTCATTGGCGTCTGACGATGAATATATACGTCTCTTGTAATCTCATTTTAgtttatatgataatgataCGCGTTACCCTGCTGGAAAGATTCTGTCGAATCTTTAAGTTTCGATTCCACACACGTCTGGAATAGATATCTGACGTTCCCACCAGCTTCTACCGTGATAGAATCCGGAACTAATGTGGACAAAGCCACCAAGTCCCTCCTATCGACTGTATCAAACTCGGGTACATTGGTAGTGCCATTTTCCATTCTAAAATGCAAAGAAACATAAACAATTGGATAATGATGGCATAAACATCATCcttaataaaatttaatttttgtctttataaaaGTCTTCTTTACATTCAAGTGAACCATGcgattattatatattattatgagcgttaaacgttgtgaaattaaaaatgaagCAAAACGTTCATaatcattttgtatttcttCATTAAACATAGATATTCATTCAaaactttatatatttaaaacgtGCGAAATCTATCTAAAAcgttatttttgtatttgttaaaCTGCAACCATACCAATAAAAACAACATGTTGATAAGATATTAGGTTTATTATCATAAAAACCTACCGAAATTCGTTTAAATCATGCCTGTCCACAGTCTGAAATGTAACATCATCACTGGGAGGGCCCAGGTTCTGGGATAAGTTTAGATAGACAGGTACACTGCCATTGTTTACCACAGATATCTCCGTGATCAGTAGTCGGTTCAGCCATTGGTGGGCGTACATGCTCATCTCTACTCTGATGTCCTCAGATATATACTCCTCAACGTACATACCTGCAAACACATTAAAATGAAGTAATAAGTCCTCCTCAGATCGaccaaatgttttgaaatataacGTGCAAGACCCCTACGATATCAATATTGTCGGAAATTCAATAATTCATGAACAAATGGTtagttaatgaaaataaaaaatgtatataccagacaaaagaaacaaaaactaaaGCGTAGACATATTTAcaatgacagaaatatgtatcttaagaatttattttctttatattcgATTCACTACCTCTGCCGACGTCCAGGGAGTATTTCCGGTCTCTTACAGGGAAGGAGAAATCGGTTATGTTGATGGAGGATGTGGACCGTAGCCTGGCCCTGTGACTGGTACCATTTGGGCCGTTGTAAACACCATCTACATACATGGTATCACTGTGTATAAGGGTTGCTAGGTAACCGTTACCAATGGTTGGCATGGAGGCACCATCAGGTAAACTATGTTAAGAGGGTAAATTTTATTGACATCATAACGCTCAAATGCTATGTCATCTATGGAGAGAggacaatttatataaaattaaataaaagtttgacaaaaaataaaggAGCAAAAGTGAAACCGAGCATGAAAGCTGAAACCATTTTATACAGTTGCTTGTTCATATTCGCggaaataatgtatgtttaaagAGTAAACGTAAGAATAACAAGATAAAGATTATCTTTAGTGAGACAATCAACTGTAACCAATTAGAAAATACCACATGCAAACTAAATAATGAGTCATTAATGACAcattaacccccccccccttattttaacaaatattgatgtaaaatacgtaAAAATGTTACAAGGCTTTATAGATACAAATCCTTAGACAACACTTAAAATTCCATACTCGTCGCAAGGCACGTGTGGCCGAATATTACCTGTCAACTGATAATACTGTGACATCCTGGTCCAGAAATGACGGGTAAGCTCTCTGGTTTTCCTTTATTTTTACTGTTAAAGATCCATGGAACAACGTAACGAGGCTGTCACGGTGACTGGATACCGTCATATTGTTGGTGGATCTGGCTAAACTGACACAGATATTGAAACCGACCAATGTCAGTACGATCAAAAACAGATGAAAGGGGTACATGATCTCCACATGAGAAAATTAAATTCTCGTAATCTTGGTAACAATGACGTGCCCAGGGATGACTGGCATCAAATCAAGCTAGCCGAATCATATTCCACACCCATGTTTTATACATATGATGAATAACCATCTGAACTGACAAAAACTAGTGATACATTTACGTAATAACACCGATAGGACTTCATGTCCAGATAGCATAGTGTCTATGGAAGATCTACTTTATCAGGCCAACACAGGCACCCAGACTTACCAACCCTGAATTCACAGGCATGTACCCTGTGTACCACATCATCATAATTCACACAGTACAgattttaaactttatattgTGGACAAAACGTGTTTTGTCATGTGGTTACACATTACCCTTGTGAGCTACTGTAAAACGGCTTATTTTCGCCACAACTTCATTTCGTTTTTTCAAACATGACGACTTTTTAAGGATTTAATTTCCCGATCGAGACCTCTTTGGTTCTACTATATATGACACATTTTCCCTGCGATATATGTTTGTGATTTCTGATCGCCCTCGAAATCCGCGAAAATCAATCGTGAAAATAACATCACAGGAAATAATTGACACAGAAGTTAGAATATTCAGTTCGTAGACGAGATTCAATGGTATATTGATTACGTAAATTGCTGAACTCGGTGGTAATGCAtcttcgatactccaagggtttcgatcacatacgatctcaacacccctggactatctcatagtaaaactggagacaacacaacaggtaatttagtcctttgattaCACCAacagagccgtataacggtaaactgtggttgactgtggctTTGAAGTAGGGCGTTGATCTCTCTAtagttttcaaacaaaatttgtgctggcctgtgattggctCAGATTTGTTCCTCTGAGCttccttcagttttactatgaaatagtgtAAGGGTGTAGAGATCTTATGTGACCGGAACCCttggagtatagaggatggtggtaatggtgacACACCAATTCGACAGACGACCGGTGTTGTATTGCAATGTTTAACAATTTGGTGTGTACATACATACAGAAATACACCAATGTTAATTTAAATGTTTAGTTTGTGATACAGGAAAATGCAATTcaggtatatgtatatcaaatgacAGAACATGAAACACACAAATATTAAATTcattcaaaaatgtaaataacgGAAATGAAAAAACGAGTCTAAAATAATTCTTTTCCTCATATACGATTCTTTTTGACGCCGTCGGTGTTGGCGGCATGAAATGGATACGTTTATCATTAGTTTAAATAAGATTAATTACGACGGGATAAATCTAAATCAttcttttatttcttcattaaaaatcattaaatacagctatttacaattttttattaaGACAACGTCAGGTAAGCTGTACTCCTGCGGAACTTGATTACAGTCCCAACATCTAACGTCTGGGTATGATGTGTCGACGGAATGACGACCTTCATTCTACCCGCGGCGGCCGACGTCTGGTTTATCGTTATGTATTGGTCGGAGAAAGTGAAGTGATATGAGCCTCCCAGATAGTCTATTCCGGTGAGACTCAGTGAGGTGGTATTGGGTGGTATG
This genomic window contains:
- the LOC138318933 gene encoding protein-glucosylgalactosylhydroxylysine glucosidase-like encodes the protein MYPFHLFLIVLTLVGFNICVSLARSTNNMTVSSHRDSLVTLFHGSLTVKIKENQRAYPSFLDQDVTVLSVDSLPDGASMPTIGNGYLATLIHSDTMYVDGVYNGPNGTSHRARLRSTSSINITDFSFPVRDRKYSLDVGRGMYVEEYISEDIRVEMSMYAHQWLNRLLITEISVVNNGSVPVYLNLSQNLGPPSDDVTFQTVDRHDLNEFRMENGTTNVPEFDTVDRRDLVALSTLVPDSITVEAGGNVRYLFQTCVESKLKDSTESFQQGINYFFNGTLRSSHEEKWEYIWRKGRIDVDSNVKINRINYAALYYLLSEVPRDGSKGTFTGISPGGLAHGALHKDYQGHVFWDQETWMFPPLLALHGDKAKTIIKSRITKHASAKHIANMKGFDGAMFPWESAYTGLEVCPLAQYSDYEQHITGDIALAFQQYIMMTRDKHFLDDEGAADVITDIASFWMSRMTYSPAEDHYEINDVMPPDEYHYPVNNSVYTNSVAKISLLLPKYALPLINRRPDPRFEDMAKKTYIPFNTTGQWHPEYDGYTQDEIVKQADVVLLGYPLVTDMSEEIRKNDLEIYEKVTPGGPAMTWGMFAIGWLELNETAKAENLFKKQFNNVVPPFNIWSEVEKGGGARNFLTGIGGYLQSLIFGYGGFRIFADRLQFDPILPPDTASFNLTGIDYLDGSFDFIFTETQMFINQTKDAMGTMNVTIASTGQTYTLDVGIAVQYPRNKAYLVLT